In Carassius gibelio isolate Cgi1373 ecotype wild population from Czech Republic chromosome B2, carGib1.2-hapl.c, whole genome shotgun sequence, a single genomic region encodes these proteins:
- the LOC127950710 gene encoding nucleolar transcription factor 1-A isoform X6 produces the protein MNGSTSVSGTQTGRIKSESVADTWSKEDCLTLLERIRSLLPDGDTMKYKTTESHFDWEKVGFGGFTGDMCKQKWQKVSTEVRKYRTMTELIVDATEHVKNPYKGKKLKTHPDFPKKALTPYFRFFMEKRAKYAKIHPEMSNLDLTKILSKKYKELPEKKKLKYIQEFQREKEAFEKNMARFKEDHPDLIEERKKSDLPEKPKTPQQLWYNHEKKTYMKVHPEVTQKELKEALRKQWSQLSDKKRLKWISKALELQKQYEDSMRAYVEAHPDANSEEHVKSVLTKAERQLKDKFDGRPTKPPPNGYSLYCAELMVNMKDVPSTERMVLCSKQWKMMTQKEKDMFQKRCEQRKKQYEIDIQRFLESLPEEERERVLGEEKMGGTKLNIAGAGSPLRAKSPSVKVGMCKERCRDTELDQCVQGLSKEKRDSKKKTRLPETPKTPEEMWQQSVIGDYLAKYRNDRKKAQTAMDAAWKAMEKKEKIPWIKKAAEDQKRYEVQYRTVRELLEMRTVLSGQGQRKPKFDGEPKKPPVSGYQMFSQELLTNGELNHFSLKERMVEIGKRWHKLSQIQKDKYKKQVEEQQLEYKAELDAWVKSLSPQERAVYKEFSSTKRRSTTKARGPAAKVQVTKGKAQDTSDSDEDDEKTDTSDSEDEDDESSGSTDSDDDDEDDENEDDDDDDDDNDDDDQSDGSSSSSSEDSIDSDSD, from the exons atgaaTGGCAGCACCAGTGTGTCTGGCACCCAGACAGGACGAATCAAGAGCGAGTCAG TTGCAGATACATGGAGCAAAGAGGACTGTCTGACACTGCTGGAGAGGATACGCAGTCTGCTCCCTGATGGAGACACAATGAAGTATAAAACCACAGAGTCTCATTTTGACTGGGAGAAGGTGGGGTTTGGGGGATTCACTGGAGACATGTGCAAGCAGAAATGGCAGAAAGTTTCCACTGAG GTGCGTAAATACAGAACGATGACAGAACTGATTGTTGATGCTACTGAGCACGTGAAGAACCCTTacaaggggaaaaaattaaaG acACATCCAGACTTCCCAAAGAAAGCCCTCACTCCGTATTTTCGCTTCTTTATGGAGAAGCGGGCCAAGTATGCAAAAATCCATCCCGAGATGAGCAACTTGGATCTCACCAAGATTTTGTCCAAAAAATATAAAGAGCTTCCTGAAAAGAAAAAG CTCAAGTACATTCAAGAGttccagagagagaaagaggcttTTGAAAAGAACATGGCTAGATTCAA ggAAGACCACCCAGATTTAATAGAGGAGAGAAAGAAGTCAGACCTTCCAGAGAAGCCCAAGACCCCTCAGCAGCTGTGGTACAACCATGAGAAGAAGACCTACATGAAAGTTCACCCAGAG GTAACCCAGAAAGAGCTGAAGGAAGCATTACGTAAACAGTGGTCCCAATTATCAGACAAAAAGAGGCTCAAATGGATCAGCAAAGCTCTAGAGCTGCAGAAACAATATGAG GACAGCATGAGAGCGTATGTTGAAGCTCATCCGGATGCAAACTCTGAGGAACACGTCAAATCTGTCCTGACCAAGGCTGAACGGCAGCTCAAGGACAAGTTTGATGGCCGGCCAACAAAACCACCACC AAATGGCTATTCTCTGTACTGTGCtgaactaatggtaaacatgaaGGACGTGCCAAGTACGGAGCGAATGGTGCTGTGCAGTAAGCAATGGAAGATGATGACCCAGAAAGAGAAGGATATGTTCCAGAAACGATGCGAACAG AGAAAGAAACAGTACGAGATTGACATTCAGAGGTTTCTTGAG AGTCTCCCAGAAGAGGAGAGGGAGCGTGTGTTGGGAGAGGAGAAGATGGGAGGCACCAAGCTGAATATAGCGGGTGCAGGCAGCCCCCTAAGGGCCAAATCCCCATCTGTGAAGGTGGGCATGTGCAAG GAACGGTGTCGTGACACTGAGCTGGATCAGTGTGTACAAGGGCTTTCGAAAGAGAAGCGAGACAGTAAGAAGAAAACACGGCTTCCTGAAACGCCGAAGACTCCAGAGGAAATGTGGCAGCAGAGTGTGATAGGAGACTATCTGGCTAAATACAGA AATGACCGGAAGAAAGCACAGACTGCGATGGATGCCGCTTGGAAGGCCATGGAAAAGAAGGAGAAGATTCCTTGGATCAAGAAGGCTGCAGAGGACCAGAAGCGATACGAGGTTCAGTACCGGACCGTG AGAGAGCTGTTAGAAATGAGGACAGTTCTGTCTGGACAGGGACAAAGAAAACCTAAATTCGATGGCGAGCCTAAGAAGCCACCAGT GAGCGGGTATCAAATGTTCTCTCAGGAACTGCTAACTAACGGTGAGCTGAATCACTTCAGCCTGAAGGAGCGCATGGTGGAGATCGGCAAGAGATGGCACAAGCTTAGTCAGATCCAGAAGGACAAGTATAAAAAACAGGTGGAGGAGCAACAACTAGAGTACAAAGCCGAGCTTGACGCTTGGGTAAAG TCACTATCCCCTCAGGAGCGTGCGGTATATAAAGAGTTCTCATCTACG AAACGGCGAAGCACTACAAAAGCACGAGGTCCCGCGGCGAAAGTCCAAGTCACCAAGGGGAAGGCG CAGGACACGTCGGActcagatgaagatgatgagaAAACAGATACGTCAGATTcggaggatgaagatgatgagtcATCTGGCAGCACTGatagtgatgatgatgacgaAGATGATGAG AATgaagatgacgatgatgatgacgacgacaatgatgatgatgaccaATCGGACGGTTCCAGCAGCTCATCATCAGAAGATAGTATTGACTCTGATTCAGACTAA
- the LOC127950710 gene encoding nucleolar transcription factor 1-B isoform X8: MNGSTSVSGTQTGRIKSESVADTWSKEDCLTLLERIRSLLPDGDTMKYKTTESHFDWEKVGFGGFTGDMCKQKWQKVSTEVRKYRTMTELIVDATEHVKNPYKGKKLKTHPDFPKKALTPYFRFFMEKRAKYAKIHPEMSNLDLTKILSKKYKELPEKKKLKYIQEFQREKEAFEKNMARFKEDHPDLIEERKKSDLPEKPKTPQQLWYNHEKKTYMKVHPEVTQKELKEALRKQWSQLSDKKRLKWISKALELQKQYEDSMRAYVEAHPDANSEEHVKSVLTKAERQLKDKFDGRPTKPPPNGYSLYCAELMVNMKDVPSTERMVLCSKQWKMMTQKEKDMFQKRCEQRKKQYEIDIQRFLESLPEEERERVLGEEKMGGTKLNIAGAGSPLRAKSPSVKERCRDTELDQCVQGLSKEKRDSKKKTRLPETPKTPEEMWQQSVIGDYLAKYRNDRKKAQTAMDAAWKAMEKKEKIPWIKKAAEDQKRYERELLEMRTVLSGQGQRKPKFDGEPKKPPVSGYQMFSQELLTNGELNHFSLKERMVEIGKRWHKLSQIQKDKYKKQVEEQQLEYKAELDAWVKSLSPQERAVYKEFSSTKRRSTTKARGPAAKVQVTKGKADTSDSDEDDEKTDTSDSEDEDDESSGSTDSDDDDEDDENEDDDDDDDDNDDDDQSDGSSSSSSEDSIDSDSD; the protein is encoded by the exons atgaaTGGCAGCACCAGTGTGTCTGGCACCCAGACAGGACGAATCAAGAGCGAGTCAG TTGCAGATACATGGAGCAAAGAGGACTGTCTGACACTGCTGGAGAGGATACGCAGTCTGCTCCCTGATGGAGACACAATGAAGTATAAAACCACAGAGTCTCATTTTGACTGGGAGAAGGTGGGGTTTGGGGGATTCACTGGAGACATGTGCAAGCAGAAATGGCAGAAAGTTTCCACTGAG GTGCGTAAATACAGAACGATGACAGAACTGATTGTTGATGCTACTGAGCACGTGAAGAACCCTTacaaggggaaaaaattaaaG acACATCCAGACTTCCCAAAGAAAGCCCTCACTCCGTATTTTCGCTTCTTTATGGAGAAGCGGGCCAAGTATGCAAAAATCCATCCCGAGATGAGCAACTTGGATCTCACCAAGATTTTGTCCAAAAAATATAAAGAGCTTCCTGAAAAGAAAAAG CTCAAGTACATTCAAGAGttccagagagagaaagaggcttTTGAAAAGAACATGGCTAGATTCAA ggAAGACCACCCAGATTTAATAGAGGAGAGAAAGAAGTCAGACCTTCCAGAGAAGCCCAAGACCCCTCAGCAGCTGTGGTACAACCATGAGAAGAAGACCTACATGAAAGTTCACCCAGAG GTAACCCAGAAAGAGCTGAAGGAAGCATTACGTAAACAGTGGTCCCAATTATCAGACAAAAAGAGGCTCAAATGGATCAGCAAAGCTCTAGAGCTGCAGAAACAATATGAG GACAGCATGAGAGCGTATGTTGAAGCTCATCCGGATGCAAACTCTGAGGAACACGTCAAATCTGTCCTGACCAAGGCTGAACGGCAGCTCAAGGACAAGTTTGATGGCCGGCCAACAAAACCACCACC AAATGGCTATTCTCTGTACTGTGCtgaactaatggtaaacatgaaGGACGTGCCAAGTACGGAGCGAATGGTGCTGTGCAGTAAGCAATGGAAGATGATGACCCAGAAAGAGAAGGATATGTTCCAGAAACGATGCGAACAG AGAAAGAAACAGTACGAGATTGACATTCAGAGGTTTCTTGAG AGTCTCCCAGAAGAGGAGAGGGAGCGTGTGTTGGGAGAGGAGAAGATGGGAGGCACCAAGCTGAATATAGCGGGTGCAGGCAGCCCCCTAAGGGCCAAATCCCCATCTGTGAAG GAACGGTGTCGTGACACTGAGCTGGATCAGTGTGTACAAGGGCTTTCGAAAGAGAAGCGAGACAGTAAGAAGAAAACACGGCTTCCTGAAACGCCGAAGACTCCAGAGGAAATGTGGCAGCAGAGTGTGATAGGAGACTATCTGGCTAAATACAGA AATGACCGGAAGAAAGCACAGACTGCGATGGATGCCGCTTGGAAGGCCATGGAAAAGAAGGAGAAGATTCCTTGGATCAAGAAGGCTGCAGAGGACCAGAAGCGATACGAG AGAGAGCTGTTAGAAATGAGGACAGTTCTGTCTGGACAGGGACAAAGAAAACCTAAATTCGATGGCGAGCCTAAGAAGCCACCAGT GAGCGGGTATCAAATGTTCTCTCAGGAACTGCTAACTAACGGTGAGCTGAATCACTTCAGCCTGAAGGAGCGCATGGTGGAGATCGGCAAGAGATGGCACAAGCTTAGTCAGATCCAGAAGGACAAGTATAAAAAACAGGTGGAGGAGCAACAACTAGAGTACAAAGCCGAGCTTGACGCTTGGGTAAAG TCACTATCCCCTCAGGAGCGTGCGGTATATAAAGAGTTCTCATCTACG AAACGGCGAAGCACTACAAAAGCACGAGGTCCCGCGGCGAAAGTCCAAGTCACCAAGGGGAAGGCG GACACGTCGGActcagatgaagatgatgagaAAACAGATACGTCAGATTcggaggatgaagatgatgagtcATCTGGCAGCACTGatagtgatgatgatgacgaAGATGATGAG AATgaagatgacgatgatgatgacgacgacaatgatgatgatgaccaATCGGACGGTTCCAGCAGCTCATCATCAGAAGATAGTATTGACTCTGATTCAGACTAA
- the LOC127950710 gene encoding nucleolar transcription factor 1-A isoform X2, giving the protein MNGSTSVSGTQTGRIKSESVADTWSKEDCLTLLERIRSLLPDGDTMKYKTTESHFDWEKVGFGGFTGDMCKQKWQKVSTEVRKYRTMTELIVDATEHVKNPYKGKKLKTHPDFPKKALTPYFRFFMEKRAKYAKIHPEMSNLDLTKILSKKYKELPEKKKLKYIQEFQREKEAFEKNMARFKEDHPDLIEERKKSDLPEKPKTPQQLWYNHEKKTYMKVHPEVTQKELKEALRKQWSQLSDKKRLKWISKALELQKQYEDSMRAYVEAHPDANSEEHVKSVLTKAERQLKDKFDGRPTKPPPNGYSLYCAELMVNMKDVPSTERMVLCSKQWKMMTQKEKDMFQKRCEQRKKQYEIDIQRFLESLPEEERERVLGEEKMGGTKLNIAGAGSPLRAKSPSVKVGMCKERCRDTELDQCVQGLSKEKRDSKKKTRLPETPKTPEEMWQQSVIGDYLAKYRNDRKKAQTAMDAAWKAMEKKEKIPWIKKAAEDQKRYEVQYRTVRELLEMRTVLSGQGQRKPKFDGEPKKPPVSGYQMFSQELLTNGELNHFSLKERMVEIGKRWHKLSQIQKDKYKKQVEEQQLEYKAELDAWVKSLSPQERAVYKEFSSTKRRSTTKARGPAAKVQVTKGKAVGARAATVGPGGGKRSMAYRAKDTSDSDEDDEKTDTSDSEDEDDESSGSTDSDDDDEDDENEDDDDDDDDNDDDDQSDGSSSSSSEDSIDSDSD; this is encoded by the exons atgaaTGGCAGCACCAGTGTGTCTGGCACCCAGACAGGACGAATCAAGAGCGAGTCAG TTGCAGATACATGGAGCAAAGAGGACTGTCTGACACTGCTGGAGAGGATACGCAGTCTGCTCCCTGATGGAGACACAATGAAGTATAAAACCACAGAGTCTCATTTTGACTGGGAGAAGGTGGGGTTTGGGGGATTCACTGGAGACATGTGCAAGCAGAAATGGCAGAAAGTTTCCACTGAG GTGCGTAAATACAGAACGATGACAGAACTGATTGTTGATGCTACTGAGCACGTGAAGAACCCTTacaaggggaaaaaattaaaG acACATCCAGACTTCCCAAAGAAAGCCCTCACTCCGTATTTTCGCTTCTTTATGGAGAAGCGGGCCAAGTATGCAAAAATCCATCCCGAGATGAGCAACTTGGATCTCACCAAGATTTTGTCCAAAAAATATAAAGAGCTTCCTGAAAAGAAAAAG CTCAAGTACATTCAAGAGttccagagagagaaagaggcttTTGAAAAGAACATGGCTAGATTCAA ggAAGACCACCCAGATTTAATAGAGGAGAGAAAGAAGTCAGACCTTCCAGAGAAGCCCAAGACCCCTCAGCAGCTGTGGTACAACCATGAGAAGAAGACCTACATGAAAGTTCACCCAGAG GTAACCCAGAAAGAGCTGAAGGAAGCATTACGTAAACAGTGGTCCCAATTATCAGACAAAAAGAGGCTCAAATGGATCAGCAAAGCTCTAGAGCTGCAGAAACAATATGAG GACAGCATGAGAGCGTATGTTGAAGCTCATCCGGATGCAAACTCTGAGGAACACGTCAAATCTGTCCTGACCAAGGCTGAACGGCAGCTCAAGGACAAGTTTGATGGCCGGCCAACAAAACCACCACC AAATGGCTATTCTCTGTACTGTGCtgaactaatggtaaacatgaaGGACGTGCCAAGTACGGAGCGAATGGTGCTGTGCAGTAAGCAATGGAAGATGATGACCCAGAAAGAGAAGGATATGTTCCAGAAACGATGCGAACAG AGAAAGAAACAGTACGAGATTGACATTCAGAGGTTTCTTGAG AGTCTCCCAGAAGAGGAGAGGGAGCGTGTGTTGGGAGAGGAGAAGATGGGAGGCACCAAGCTGAATATAGCGGGTGCAGGCAGCCCCCTAAGGGCCAAATCCCCATCTGTGAAGGTGGGCATGTGCAAG GAACGGTGTCGTGACACTGAGCTGGATCAGTGTGTACAAGGGCTTTCGAAAGAGAAGCGAGACAGTAAGAAGAAAACACGGCTTCCTGAAACGCCGAAGACTCCAGAGGAAATGTGGCAGCAGAGTGTGATAGGAGACTATCTGGCTAAATACAGA AATGACCGGAAGAAAGCACAGACTGCGATGGATGCCGCTTGGAAGGCCATGGAAAAGAAGGAGAAGATTCCTTGGATCAAGAAGGCTGCAGAGGACCAGAAGCGATACGAGGTTCAGTACCGGACCGTG AGAGAGCTGTTAGAAATGAGGACAGTTCTGTCTGGACAGGGACAAAGAAAACCTAAATTCGATGGCGAGCCTAAGAAGCCACCAGT GAGCGGGTATCAAATGTTCTCTCAGGAACTGCTAACTAACGGTGAGCTGAATCACTTCAGCCTGAAGGAGCGCATGGTGGAGATCGGCAAGAGATGGCACAAGCTTAGTCAGATCCAGAAGGACAAGTATAAAAAACAGGTGGAGGAGCAACAACTAGAGTACAAAGCCGAGCTTGACGCTTGGGTAAAG TCACTATCCCCTCAGGAGCGTGCGGTATATAAAGAGTTCTCATCTACG AAACGGCGAAGCACTACAAAAGCACGAGGTCCCGCGGCGAAAGTCCAAGTCACCAAGGGGAAGGCGGTAGGTGCCAGAGCCGCGACGGTGGGTCCTGGGGGGGGCAAGCGTTCCATGGCGTACCGGGCCAAG GACACGTCGGActcagatgaagatgatgagaAAACAGATACGTCAGATTcggaggatgaagatgatgagtcATCTGGCAGCACTGatagtgatgatgatgacgaAGATGATGAG AATgaagatgacgatgatgatgacgacgacaatgatgatgatgaccaATCGGACGGTTCCAGCAGCTCATCATCAGAAGATAGTATTGACTCTGATTCAGACTAA